A window of the Tenebrio molitor chromosome 1, icTenMoli1.1, whole genome shotgun sequence genome harbors these coding sequences:
- the Lar gene encoding tyrosine-protein phosphatase Lar isoform X3, with amino-acid sequence MMTLPALLTGAPVLAIIVLATAGQVLSNDPPEITMKPRNLQVKAGGIAAFYCAARGDPLPVIQWKKNGKRVSGSQTRYQVKEFPDGVSLLRIEPVKAGRDDANYECVAENGVGDAVNADATLVVFEVDKLPPGFPQITQSPTTNKVVEIGHNAVLTCAATGNPPPKITWLKNMLPINTSNNPRYSIRDEMPGALQIRDSEEKDHGKYECVAENAIGTDYSKSALLYVKVRRVPPQFSIPPQPLNEVMLGASLNLSCVAVGSPMPFVKWRKGLTQDITPEDKLPIGKNTLELTNIQESANYTCIAASALGVIESVAQVKVQSLPGPPTNIRVSEITATSVRLTWSYNGAEDLQYYVIQFKPKYANQAYSEISGIITMYYTIRSLSPYTEYEMYVIAVNNIGRGPPSTPAYVITGETAESSFGGAKPGSSPRNVQVRPLSSSTMVIQWDEPETANGQVTGYKVYYTTNSQLSMAQWESQVVDNNQLTTINELTPHTIYTIRVQAFTSVGPGPLSAPVHVKTQQGVPSQPSNLMASDIGETAVTLQWSKPTHSGENIVNYELYWNDTYAKEKHHRRIPISESYTLTGLYPNTLYYVWLAARSQRGEGATTPPIPVRTKQYVPGAPPSNVTGEAVSPTAIRVIWDPPPANRSNGNIVYYKLQYVEADRSDSEASEVRLNATRFVLDELKRWTTYRIWVLAGTSVGDGPSSFPITVRTHEDVPGNPQDVKVTPINSTTIKVEWKPPHPKERNGIIMGYHVHVQETKEEGKNFLNDPMKFDVFGDAELELNVTGLQPDTTYSIQVAALTRKGDGDRSTPVNVRTPGGVPNRPALTIKIIEREPTVTIELEWTRPSQTYGELKGYRLRYGVKDHELKNVDLKGKRPTNVRTVDDRFRAGTHTNTYRINDLERGVEYEFRVAGQNHIGIGQEAIKYMHTPEGPPTGPPANITYRFQTPDVVCVTWDPPTREHRNGQIVKYDIQFHKKSDHSNVIVRNVSHTKAVFTNLEENTEYVFHVKAYTNQGAGPNSEKFTIETAHDIGRAPMSVKAVATSDSSVEVWWEPIPSRGKIQGYQIFYTMTAVEDLDEWQQKSVDVTGSADLVNLEKYAQYAIAVAARLKTGLGRLSEKVTVKVKPEDVPLNLRAHEVSTHSMTLTWSPPIRLNPIKYKISFDAIKEFVDSQGITQTQKIERSEIMLNDDVRSYTINNLSPFTTYNVNVSAIPTDHSYRPPTKITVTTQMAAPQPMVKPDFYGVVNGEEIHVILPQASEEYGPISHYFLVVVPEDKSQANKNPDQFLTNTLIENKEKAMANPNLPYIAAKFPQRNIPYTFHLGTGEDDDGFTNYKLQRGRRYRIFVRAVVDTPQKHLYTSSPFSEYLSLDMREVPAGDPPVRPNPNDPTDNDVKVSSQRKDVGVLWIIGPIIAALTLSLIFVIVFIYRKRRQPCKTPDQTAVTRPLIPADLNSSIAPSDPVEMRRLNFQTPAMISHPPIPISELASHIERLKANDNMKFSQEYESIEPGQQFTWDHSNMDVNKPKNRYANVIAYDHSRVILPPEESILGSDYINANYCDGYRKHNAYVATQGPLQETFADFWRMCWELKTATIVMMTKLEERTRIKCDQYWPTRASETYGSMSVTITEVQELATYCIRTFQIHKVGFCERREVKQLQFTAWPDHGVPDHPAPFLQFLRRVRNLNPPNSGPIVVHCSAGVGRTGCFIVIDSMLERMRHEKTVDIYGHVTCLRAQRNYMVQTEDQYIFIHDALVEAVICGQTEVPARSLQSHIQKLMQLEPGENVTGMEHEFKKLGNIKTDSSRFVTANLPCNKHKNRLVHILPYESTRVCLAPMRGIEGSDYVNASFIDGYRYRKAYIATQGPLVDTTDDLWRMLWEHNSTIIVMLTKLKEMGREKCHQYWPSDRSVRYQCFVVDPIAEYNMPQYILREFKVTDAREGSSRTVRQFQFTDWPEQGVPKYGDGFIDFIGQVHKTKEQFGQDGPITVHCSAGVGRTGVFITLSIALERMQYEGVVDIFQTARILRTQRPAMVQTEDQYQFCYRAALEYLGSFDHYTN; translated from the exons TCGACAAGCTGCCCCCGGGCTTCCCCCAGATCACCCAGTCGCCCACGACCAACAAAGTCGTCGAGATCGGTCACAACGCGGTGCTGACGTGTGCCGCCACCGGAAACCCACCGCCCAAGATCACGTGGTTGAAGAACATGCTCCCGATCAACACCAGCAACAACCCACGGTACTCCATAAGGGACGAGATGCCAG GTGCCCTCCAAATCCGAGACAGCGAAGAAAAGGATCACGGCAAGTACGAATGCGTTGCGGAAAACGCAATCGGCACCGACTACTCCAAGTCGGCTTTGCTTTATGTTAAAg TACGTCGTGTTCCCCCCCAATTTTCGATACCGCCCCAGCCGCTGAACGAGGTGATGTTGGGTGCCAGCCTGAACTTGAGTTGCGTGGCCGTCGGCTCGCCGATGCCTTTCGTCAAGTGGCGCAAGGGCCTCACCCAAGATATTACTCCGGAAGACAAGTTGCCCATCGGGAAGAACACTTTGGAACTAACTAATATCCAGGAGTCTGCTAATTATACTTGTATAGCCGCTAGCGCGTTGGGGGTTATCGAATCTGTTGCTCAGGTTAAAGTACAAT CATTACCGGGACCACCGACCAATATTAGAGTGTCAGAAATCACGGCGACTTCCGTCAGGCTGACTTGGTCCTACAACGGAGCCGAGGATCTTCAGTATTACGTCATTCAGTTCAAGCCAAAATATGCCAATCAAGCCTACAGCGAGATATCAGGAATCATTACCATGTATTATACGATTAGAAGCCTTAGTCCCTACACCGAATACGAGATGTACGTCATAGCCGTCAACAACATAGGCAGAGGACCTCCGAGCACGCCGGCGTACGTTATTACAGGAGAAACAG CCGAATCGTCTTTTGGAGGTGCCA AACCCGGATCGTCGCCGAGGAATGTTCAGGTGCGCCCCCTCAGTTCTAGCACCATGGTGATACAGTGGGACGAACCGGAGACGGCAAACGGACAAGTTACC GGATACAAAGTGTACTACACGACCAACTCGCAACTATCGATGGCCCAGTGGGAATCCCAAGTCGTCGACAACAATCAACTAACAACAATAAACGAGCTGACCCCGCACACGATTTACACCATCCGAGTCCAGGCGTTCACGTCGGTGGGGCCCGGACCCCTCAGCGCCCCCGTCCACGTCAAAACCCAGCAAG GCGTGCCTAGCCAACCGAGCAACCTCATGGCGTCGGATATCGGCGAGACCGCCGTCACCCTGCAGTGGAGCAAACCGACGCATTCCGGGGAAAACATCGTCAATTACGAGCTCTACTGGAATGACACCTACGCCAAGGAGAAGCACCACCGCCGCATACCTATATCCGAATCCTACACTCTGACCGGCCTCTATCCGAACACGCTGTACTACGTGTGGTTGGCGGCGAGATCGCAACGCGGAGAGGGCGCCACCACGCCGCCCATCCCAGTCAGAACGAAGCAGTACG TACCGGGCGCACCGCCCAGCAACGTTACCGGCGAGGCGGTAAGTCCCACTGCCATCCGAGTCATCTGGGATCCACCCCCTGCTAACCGCAGCAACGGAAACATTGTATACTACAAGCTACAGTATGTCGAAGCAGATAGATCAGATAGCGAAGCCTCAGAAGTTAGATTGAACGCTACTAGATTTGTGCTTGACGAACTAAAAAGGTGGACCACTTACCGAATTTGGGTCCTGGCCGGCACCTCAGTCGGAGACGGACCCAGCTCGTTCCCGATCACCGTGCGAACCCATGAAGATG TTCCCGGCAACCCGCAGGACGTTAAAGTCACCCCCATAAACTCCACCACGATCAAAGTCGAATGGAAACCGCCCCATCCGAAGGAGCGAAACGGCATTATCATGGGTTACCACGTCCACGTACAGGAGACCAAAGAAGAA GGCAAGAATTTCCTCAACGATCCGATGAAGTTCGACGTTTTCGGCGACGCCGAACTGGAACTGAACGTGACCGGCTTGCAACCGGACACGACCTACTCCATTCAAGTGGCCGCCCTCACCAGGAAGGGGGACGGCGACAGGAGCACGCCCGTCAACGTGCGCACCCCAGGAGGGGTGCCCAACAGGCCCGCGCTGACCATTAA GATAATCGAGCGCGAGCCCACCGTCACCATCGAGCTGGAGTGGACGCGGCCGTCGCAGACCTACGGAGAGCTGAAAGGCTACAGGCTGAGGTACGGAGTGAAGGACCACGAACTGAAGAACGTCGATCTGAAAGGTAAACGTCCGACCAACGTCCGAACCGTTGATGATCGGTTTCGTGCAGGAACCCACACCAACACCTACCGCATCAACGACCTGGAGCGCGGCGTCGAATACGAGTTCCGCGTCGCCGGTCAGAACCACATCGGGATCGGCCAGGAAGCCATAAAGTACATGCACACGCCCGAAGGACCCCCGACCGGACCCCCCGCCAACATCACGTACAGGTTCCAGACGCCCGACGTGGTCTGCGTGACATGGGACCCCCCGACTCGCGAACACCGCAACGGCCAAATCGTCAAGTACGACATCCAGTTCCACAAGAAGTCCGACCACAGCAACGTGATCGTGCGCAACGTCTCGCACACGAAGGCGGTCTTCACCAACCTGGAAGAGAACACCGAGTACGTCTTCCACGTGAAGGCGTACACGAACCAGGGCGCCGGACCCAACAGCGAGAAGTTCACCATCGAGACGGCTCACGACATCGGCAGAGCCCCCATGAGCGTGAAAGCGGTGGCCACGTCGGATTCGAGCGTCGAGGTGTGGTGGGAACCCATACCTTCGCGGGGGAAGATCCAAGGCTACCAGATTTTCTACACCATGACGGCCGTCGAGGATCTCGACGAGTGGCAGCAGAAATCGGTAGACGTGACCGGCTCCGCCGACCTGGTAAACCTGGAGAAGTACGCACAATACGCCATCGCCGTGGCGGCCAGGTTGAAAACCGGCCTGGGGAGGCTGTCGGAGAAGGTCACCGTGAAGGTCAAACCGGAGGACGTGCCGTTAAACTTGAGAGCTCACGAGGTGTCCACCCACTCGATGACTCTAACCTGGTCGCCTCCGATCCGCTTGAACCCCATCAAGTACAAGATTTCCTTCGACGCCATCAAGGAGTTCGTCGACTCGCAGGGAATAACGCAGACGCAAAAGATCGAACGTTCCGAAATCATGCTCAACGACGACGTTCGATCTTACACCATCAACAATCTGTCACCGTTCACCACGTACAACGTGAACGTGAGCGCCATCCCCACGGACCACTCGTACCGACCCCCCACGAAAATCACGGTGACGACGCAGATGGCAGCTCCGCAACCCATGGTCAAGCCGGATTTCTACGGTGTGGTCAACGGCGAAGAGATCCACGTGATCTTGCCCCAGGCGTCGGAAGAGTACGGGCCGATCAGCCACTATTTCCTGGTGGTGGTGCCCGAAGACAAGAGCCAAGCGAACAAGAATCCGGATCAGTTTTTGACCAACACCTTGATCGAAAACAAGGAGAAAGCCATGGCAAACCCGAATCTGCCCTACATTGCGGCTAAATTCCCTCAGCGGAACATACCCTACACTTTCCATCTGGGAACGGGGGAAGATGACGACGGATTCACCAATTACAAGCTGCAGAGGGGGCGTCGATACAGGATTTTCGTGCGGGCAGTGGTGGACACGCCCCAGAAACACCTCTACACCAGCAGTCCCTTCTCCGAGTATTTGTCCCTCGACATGAGGGAAGTCCCGGCTGGTGACCCTCCTGTGCGACCCAATCCCAACGACCCCACCGACAACGACGTCAAAGTGAGCTCGCAGCGCAAAGATGTCGGCGTTTTGTGGATAATCGGACCCATAATCGCCGCCCTCACCTTGTCTCTCATCTTCGTGATTGTCTTCATCTACCGAAAGCGGCGGCAACCGTGCAAGACTCCGGATCAGACGGCCGTGACGCGTCCCCTGATCCCCGCAGATCTGAACAGCAGCATCGCGCCCAGCGACCCCGTGGAGATGAGACGCTTGAACTTCCAAACTCCCGCGATGATCTCCCATCCGCCGATCCCCATCTCGGAGTTGGCCAGTCACATCGAGCGCCTCAAGGCCAACGACAACATGAAGTTCTCCCAGGAGTACGAGAGCATCGAGCCGGGCCAGCAGTTCACCTGGGACCACTCCAATATGGACGTCAACAAGCCGAAGAATCGCTACGCCAACGTGATCGCTTACGACCACAGCCGCGTCATCCTGCCGCCCGAGGAAAGCATCCTCGGCAGCGACTACATCAACGCCAACTACTGCGACGGCTACCGCAAGCACAACGCGTACGTGGCGACCCAGGGGCCGCTGCAGGAGACCTTCGCGGACTTCTGGCGGATGTGCTGGGAACTGAAGACGGCCACCATAGTGATGATGACCAAGCTGGAGGAGCGCACCAGGATCAAGTGCGACCAGTACTGGCCGACTCGCGCGTCCGAGACTTACGGCAGCATGTCCGTCACGATAACGGAAGTGCAAGAACTGGCGACCTACTGCATCAGGACCTTCCAGATCCACAAGGTGGGCTTCTGCGAGCGTCGCGAGGTCAAGCAGCTGCAGTTCACCGCCTGGCCCGACCACGGCGTCCCCGACCACCCGGCCCCGTTCTTGCAGTTCTTGCGGAGAGTGCGCAACCTCAACCCGCCCAACTCCGGCCCCATCGTCGTCCACTGCTCGGCCGGCGTCGGCCGCACCGGCTGCTTCATCGTCATCGATTCCATGCTGGAGAGGATGCGCCACGAGAAGACGGTCGACATCTACGGCCACGTGACGTGTCTGCGCGCCCAGCGGAACTACATGGTCCAGACCGAAGACCAGTACATATTCATCCACGACGCGCTGGTCGAGGCCGTCATCTGCGGACAGACCGAGGTGCCGGCGAGGAGCCTCCAGTCTCACATCCAGAAGCTGATGCAGCTGGAACCCGGGGAGAACGTGACGGGGATGGAGCACGAGTTCAAGAAGCTGGGGAACATCAAGACTGACTCGTCGCGATTCGTAACGGCGAATTTACCGTGCAATAAACACAAGAATCGATTGGTACATATCTTGCCCTACGAAAGTACGAGGGTATGCTTGGCCCCCATGCGGGGCATAGAGGGGTCGGACTACGTCAACGCGAGCTTCATCGACGGCTATCGGTACAGGAAGGCGTACATCGCGACGCAAGGACCGCTCGTTGACACCACCGACGACCTGTGGAGGATGCTGTGGGAGCACAACTCGACCATCATCGTCATGCTGACCAAGCTCAAGGAGATGGGAAGG gAAAAATGCCACCAGTACTGGCCCAGCGACCGCTCTGTCCGTTACCAATGCTTCGTCGTAGACCCCATCGCCGAGTACAACATGCCGCAGTACATCCTCCGCGAGTTCAAAGTGACGGACGCTAGGGAAGGCTCGTCGCGCACCGTCAGACAGTTCCAGTTTACCGACTGGCCGGAACAAGGCGTTCCCAAATACGGCGACGGATTCATCGATTTCATCGGACAAGTCCACAAGACTAAAGAACAGTTCGGTCAAGACGGTCCGATCACGGTCCACTGCAG TGCCGGGGTTGGCAGAACTGGAGTTTTCATCACGCTGAGTATAGCTTTGGAAAGAATGCAGTACGAAGGAGTCGTCGACATATTCCAAACGGCGAGGATTTTACGCACGCAAAGACCTGCCATGGTCCAAACCGAG GACCAATATCAATTTTGCTATCGAGCTGCTTTGGAATATTTGGGCTCCTTTGATCACTACACCAACTGA